TGCTTGAAAGATACATCATGGTTCTGAGTACGCGCAAGATGAAGGCTAAGAAGAGCCGAGAAAGTAGTCAGGTCTCTTGAGACTAGTTCGTTCAAAGGAGGTGAAATAATATGCACTTCGATCCAGCTTGCGGCCGTCGGATGAATCCCAATAGGGCTTATACAAAAATCAAGTACGAGGGAGAAGTCTATTATCTGTGCTGTCCGCTGTGCCAATCCACCTTCGAAAAGGATCCAGAAAACTATATTTCCGACCCCCATAGAAACAAGAAGCGGAAGAAAGGGCACTGACAGTCGTCCTGCGCTAACATACTCTCGGCACTATGTCCTGCATTTCGAGTTGCCCCACCCACAGCTCGGTCCTCCGAGCCGGTTTTCTTCTATTCCTTGCGCTCCGTGCTTTATAATTTGTGGAATGTAGAAAAGTCTACAGGCAATTGTAGAATGTTCTCCAAATACATCGAAAAAGAGACATGCACCACATACCCATTGTGTAACGTAAGCCTCTGTTTCGTAAAGCCTTATCTGACCAGGCTCTGGTCTGGCACAGATCTTGCCATGAAAAGTGTCGGAGATTACGAAGTTACTAGTGGTGAGGAAGGCAGTTGAGTTCCGAATTGGAGACTAAAGAGTGAAGGGAGGTGTTTGAAATGAAGCGGCTAGGTCTTTTCGCGCTGGTGTTGCTGCTCGGCGTTGCTTTGGCGAACATAGGCACGAGTCATCAAGGATCGGGCAGGCAAGGTATGCCTATGATGGGCTCTGGGATGATGGGGCAAGGCACGATGGGCTCCGGAATGATGATGGGAAGCGGCAT
This region of candidate division TA06 bacterium genomic DNA includes:
- a CDS encoding YHS domain-containing protein, with the protein product MHFDPACGRRMNPNRAYTKIKYEGEVYYLCCPLCQSTFEKDPENYISDPHRNKKRKKGH